A single genomic interval of Saccharomyces kudriavzevii IFO 1802 strain IFO1802 genome assembly, chromosome: 3 harbors:
- the GIT1 gene encoding Git1p (similar to Saccharomyces cerevisiae GIT1 (YCR098C)), protein MMKTEEKDSSTIDEIEFNEKNNSRIIKYDAEGRATRTQSSKKDKWKNIITIIASGFALISDGYVNGSMSMLNKLFVMEYGAKNYSSKVSTRVSNASLVGIIFGQFFMGIAADYYSRKSCILVATTILVVGSALCAASHGTTVPGMFWMLTVMRGLVGIGVGAEYPTSTLSANESANEYTTTRRGGILVMVTNFPLAFGGPFASIIFLIVFKICSGTKHLEAIWRTVFALGCFWPLTVFYFRWKTATTEIYEKGRIKKNIPYVLALKFYWKRLLGTCGTWFMYDFVTFPNGIFSSTIISAVIKDKNDLEKVAEWNLLLGVLAVLGVPIGAYFSDRIGRKYTLMIGFSGYIVFGLIIGCAYDQLSKITPLFIIFYALMNMLGNAGPGNMLGVISSESSATAVRGVFYGISAVTGKIGSVVGVECFQPIRDNLGARWTFIIAAICGLVGVVITYFLVPHSLDSDLMKQDVDFHNYLVSNGWTGKMGFDETDGEIFDTVTEDEHNDVEFSKKNTEIISVREVGDR, encoded by the coding sequence atgatgaaaacagaagaaaaagactcCTCAACGATAGATGAGATAGAATTCAACGAGAAAAACAATTCTAGAATTATAAAATATGATGCGGAAGGTCGTGCTACTCGTACTCAATCCTCTAAGAAAGATAAATGGAAGAATATAATCACAATCATTGCATCCGGTTTTGCTTTGATCAGCGATGGTTATGTGAATGGTTCAATGAGTATGTTAAACAAACTTTTTGTTATGGAATATGGTGCAAAGAACTACAGCTCAAAAGTCTCAACCAGAGTTTCTAACGCATCTTTGGTCggtattatttttggtcaatttttcatggGTATCGCTGCTGATTACTACAGTAGAAAATCTTGTATTCTTGTGGCTACGACTATCTTGGTTGTCGGTAGTGCTTTATGTGCTGCTTCACACGGTACTACTGTACCTGGTATGTTTTGGATGTTAACAGTTATGAGAGGTTTGGTAGGCATCGGTGTTGGTGCAGAATATCCGACCAGTACACTAAGTGCTAATGAGTCTGCTAATGAATATACTACAACTAGAAGAGGTGGTATCCTAGTTATGGTCACAAATTTTCCCCTAGCTTTCGGTGGTCCATTTGCATCAattatctttttgattgtttttAAAATTTGTTCGGGAACAAAACATTTAGAGGCAATATGGAGAACTGTTTTTGCCCTAGGCTGCTTCTGGCCATTAACAGTGTTTTACTTCCGTTGGAAAACCGCCACTACAGAAATTTACGAAAAAGGcagaattaaaaaaaatataccaTATGTTTTGGCACTAAAATTTTATTGGAAAAGGTTACTTGGTACTTGCGGTACCTGGTTTATGTATGATTTTGTTACCTTCCCTAACGGTATCTTTAGTTCAACAATTATTAGTGCTGTTATTAAGGATAAGaatgatttggaaaaagtaGCAGAATGGAATTTACTGCTGGGTGTTCTGGCTGTACTGGGTGTTCCAATTGGAGCTTACTTCTCTGATCGCATTGGCCGCAAATATACATTAATGATTGGCTTCTCTGGATACATTGTCTTTGGCCTAATTATTGGTTGCGCATACGATCAACTATCGAAAATTACTCCATTATTTATTATCTTCTATGCACTAATGAATATGCTAGGGAATGCTGGACCAGGTAATATGCTTGGTGTCATTAGTAGTGAATCATCAGCAACCGCTGTCAGAGGTGTTTTTTATGGAATTTCCGCCGTGACTGGTAAAATTGGTTCTGTCGTGGGGGTTGAATGCTTTCAGCCTATTAGAGATAACTTGGGCGCAAGATGGACTTTTATTATAGCTGCCATTTGCGGCCTTGTTGGTGTCGTTATTACCTATTTTCTTGTCCCACATTCCCTTGATAGCGATTTAATGAAACAAGATGTTGATTTTCATAATTACTTAGTATCCAATGGTTGGACGGGTAAGATGGGATTTGACGAGACAGATGGAGAAATCTTTGATACAGTTACTGAGGATGAACATAATGATGTTGAATTTAGCAAGAAGAATACCGAAATAATTTCAGTGAGAGAAGTTGGAGATCGCTGA